A genomic segment from Antedon mediterranea chromosome 6, ecAntMedi1.1, whole genome shotgun sequence encodes:
- the LOC140051839 gene encoding tetratricopeptide repeat protein 39B-like isoform X1 has protein sequence MTSLKQKLENPDDEEDEFEDALEEIPVATEMDLETAIEECTIALNLFFNNHFNDAKMRMRPWAQDSMYHALGYGTICFLQAIMTFDPQDIQDAVTWIKNAVEVCHRCRKRQNVVKSVMSSMVRMVQRPNFNTYTDEEVHGELCYAESLLQRAMMSFIQDENLVSFIKGGMKIRSCYSSYKECVNFLESRNWRDERSRTHYESGVKLGIGTFNLMISMLPKKILRLLEFVGFSGNREFGLAELEKGRVLQSLRAPLCSSVLICFHSIITHVFGTADGDREYARRVLAPCLDLYPNGALFLFYAGRVEEISGNIDVAIEKFEQCIEAQQEWKQFHHLCFWELMWCHAFKLDWLNASKYAEKLCQESRWSKSTYYYQQASFLTMCPEQSQVKHEQIMEMYGKVEKYKQRIAGKSVPYEKFAVHKAKKFSSYGTHNSLAGLELIYVWNGFTILGTNKDLLEPVMNLLETKLRKIVQTKDSNPNYYDSYGLAMLLKGMCLRYLKRPSQAELCFQEVNYHEERFRHENYLAPYSLVELALLYMDYGRDQEAKQYLKKARHNYRKYPLENRLHFRMHSAMNAIKKKMGDLNGDLDDDEIDTASLQGAASNASELRAEAEKCSLNLSDSVSLDSRNDIISNSSAKGHRLSNGDQRLNSLPAV, from the exons GGCAACCGAGATGGACTTGGAGACTGCGATTGAAGAATGTACAATTGCTCTCAACTTATTTTTTAACAACCATTTTAACGATGCTAAAATGAGGATGAGACCATG GGCACAAGACAGTATGTACCATGCTCTTGGTTATGGAACCATTTGTTTTTTACAAGCcattatgacctttgacccacaagaTATACAAGATGCTGTAACATGGATTAAGAATGCTGTAGAAGTCTGTCATAGATGTCGTAAACGTCAGAATGTTGTCAAGTCAGTCATGTCCTCAATGGTTAGAATGGTTCAGCGACCAAACTTTAACACATACACTGATG agGAGGTACATGGTGAACTGTGCTATGCTGAATCATTGTTACAGAGAGCTATGATGTCATTTATTCAGGATGAGAATTTGGTCAGTTTTATTAAAGGTGGAATGAAGATTAGAAGTTGCTATAGTTCCTACAA GGAATGTGTTAACTTTTTGGAAAGTCGTAATTGGCGTGATGAACGGTCCAGAACACATTATGAAAGTGGTGTCAAACTGGGTATAGGTACTTTTAATCTG ATGATATCTATGCTTCCAAAGAAAATTCTACGATTACTGGAATTTGTTGGATTTTCAGGAAACAGG GAATTTGGACTTGCAGAATTAGAAAAAGGACGAGTTCTTCAGAGTTTACGAGCTCCTCTATGCTCTTCTGTGCTTATCTGCTTCCACTCAATCATCACACATGTATTTG gaACTGCGGATGGTGATCGTGAGTATGCCAGACGTGTTCTTGCACCTTGCTTAGACCTCTACCCCAATGGAGCCTTGTTTCTGTTTTATGCTGGAAGAGTTGAAGAAATATCTGGAAATATAGATGTG GCTATTGAGAAATTTGAACAATGTATTGAAGCCCAGCAAGAATGGAAACAGTTCCATCATCTTTGTTTCTGGGAGCTGATGTGGTGTCATGCATTCAAATTGGATTGGTTAAATGCCAGTAAATATGCTGAGAAACTTTGTCAGGAAAGTAGATGGTCTAAG AGCACATACTATTATCAACAAGCCTCATTCCTTACCATGTGTCCTGAACAATCACAAGTAAAACACGAGCAGATTATGGAGATGTATGGTAAAGTTGAGAAGTATAAACAACGCATTGCTGGCAAGTCTGTACCTTATGAAAAGTTTGCAGTTCACAAAGCTAAAAAGTTTAGCTCATATGGGACGCATAACTCCTTAGCCGGCTTG GAATTGATCTATGTGTGGAATGGGTTCACCATATTGGGAACAAACAAAGACCTTTTGGAACCAGTTATGAATCTTTTGGAAACTAAATTAAGAAAGATTGTTCAGACCAAAG ATAGTAACCCGAATTACTATGATTCATACGGCTTGGCAATGCTTCTCAAAGGAATGTGTCTGCGTTACTTAAAAAGACCTTCACAGGCTGAACTTTGTTTCCAAGAAGTCAACTATCA TGAGGAGCGATTTAGACATGAGAATTACCTTGCACCATACTCACTTGTCGAACTGGCGTTGCTTTACATGGATTATGGTCGTGACCAGGAAGCCAAGCAATATTTGAAAAAAGCAAG GCACAACTACAGGAAGTATCCTTTAGAGAATCGCTTACATTTCCGAATGCATTCAGCAATGAATGCAATCAAGAAAAAGATGGGCGACCTCAATGGCGATCTGGATGATGATGAAATCGACACTGCTAGTCTCCAAGGAGCCGCATCTAATGCTTCTGAATTGAGAGCTGAAGCAGAAAAGTGCAGTTTAAATCTGTCAGATAGTGTGAGTCTGGATTCAAGAAATGATATTATTTCTAATAGTAGTGCTAAAGGTCATAGGTTGTCAAATGGAGATCAAAGGTTAAATAGTCTACCTGCTGTATaa
- the LOC140051839 gene encoding tetratricopeptide repeat protein 39B-like isoform X2 codes for MVESISAMRRATEMDLETAIEECTIALNLFFNNHFNDAKMRMRPWAQDSMYHALGYGTICFLQAIMTFDPQDIQDAVTWIKNAVEVCHRCRKRQNVVKSVMSSMVRMVQRPNFNTYTDEEVHGELCYAESLLQRAMMSFIQDENLVSFIKGGMKIRSCYSSYKECVNFLESRNWRDERSRTHYESGVKLGIGTFNLMISMLPKKILRLLEFVGFSGNREFGLAELEKGRVLQSLRAPLCSSVLICFHSIITHVFGTADGDREYARRVLAPCLDLYPNGALFLFYAGRVEEISGNIDVAIEKFEQCIEAQQEWKQFHHLCFWELMWCHAFKLDWLNASKYAEKLCQESRWSKSTYYYQQASFLTMCPEQSQVKHEQIMEMYGKVEKYKQRIAGKSVPYEKFAVHKAKKFSSYGTHNSLAGLELIYVWNGFTILGTNKDLLEPVMNLLETKLRKIVQTKDSNPNYYDSYGLAMLLKGMCLRYLKRPSQAELCFQEVNYHEERFRHENYLAPYSLVELALLYMDYGRDQEAKQYLKKARHNYRKYPLENRLHFRMHSAMNAIKKKMGDLNGDLDDDEIDTASLQGAASNASELRAEAEKCSLNLSDSVSLDSRNDIISNSSAKGHRLSNGDQRLNSLPAV; via the exons GGCAACCGAGATGGACTTGGAGACTGCGATTGAAGAATGTACAATTGCTCTCAACTTATTTTTTAACAACCATTTTAACGATGCTAAAATGAGGATGAGACCATG GGCACAAGACAGTATGTACCATGCTCTTGGTTATGGAACCATTTGTTTTTTACAAGCcattatgacctttgacccacaagaTATACAAGATGCTGTAACATGGATTAAGAATGCTGTAGAAGTCTGTCATAGATGTCGTAAACGTCAGAATGTTGTCAAGTCAGTCATGTCCTCAATGGTTAGAATGGTTCAGCGACCAAACTTTAACACATACACTGATG agGAGGTACATGGTGAACTGTGCTATGCTGAATCATTGTTACAGAGAGCTATGATGTCATTTATTCAGGATGAGAATTTGGTCAGTTTTATTAAAGGTGGAATGAAGATTAGAAGTTGCTATAGTTCCTACAA GGAATGTGTTAACTTTTTGGAAAGTCGTAATTGGCGTGATGAACGGTCCAGAACACATTATGAAAGTGGTGTCAAACTGGGTATAGGTACTTTTAATCTG ATGATATCTATGCTTCCAAAGAAAATTCTACGATTACTGGAATTTGTTGGATTTTCAGGAAACAGG GAATTTGGACTTGCAGAATTAGAAAAAGGACGAGTTCTTCAGAGTTTACGAGCTCCTCTATGCTCTTCTGTGCTTATCTGCTTCCACTCAATCATCACACATGTATTTG gaACTGCGGATGGTGATCGTGAGTATGCCAGACGTGTTCTTGCACCTTGCTTAGACCTCTACCCCAATGGAGCCTTGTTTCTGTTTTATGCTGGAAGAGTTGAAGAAATATCTGGAAATATAGATGTG GCTATTGAGAAATTTGAACAATGTATTGAAGCCCAGCAAGAATGGAAACAGTTCCATCATCTTTGTTTCTGGGAGCTGATGTGGTGTCATGCATTCAAATTGGATTGGTTAAATGCCAGTAAATATGCTGAGAAACTTTGTCAGGAAAGTAGATGGTCTAAG AGCACATACTATTATCAACAAGCCTCATTCCTTACCATGTGTCCTGAACAATCACAAGTAAAACACGAGCAGATTATGGAGATGTATGGTAAAGTTGAGAAGTATAAACAACGCATTGCTGGCAAGTCTGTACCTTATGAAAAGTTTGCAGTTCACAAAGCTAAAAAGTTTAGCTCATATGGGACGCATAACTCCTTAGCCGGCTTG GAATTGATCTATGTGTGGAATGGGTTCACCATATTGGGAACAAACAAAGACCTTTTGGAACCAGTTATGAATCTTTTGGAAACTAAATTAAGAAAGATTGTTCAGACCAAAG ATAGTAACCCGAATTACTATGATTCATACGGCTTGGCAATGCTTCTCAAAGGAATGTGTCTGCGTTACTTAAAAAGACCTTCACAGGCTGAACTTTGTTTCCAAGAAGTCAACTATCA TGAGGAGCGATTTAGACATGAGAATTACCTTGCACCATACTCACTTGTCGAACTGGCGTTGCTTTACATGGATTATGGTCGTGACCAGGAAGCCAAGCAATATTTGAAAAAAGCAAG GCACAACTACAGGAAGTATCCTTTAGAGAATCGCTTACATTTCCGAATGCATTCAGCAATGAATGCAATCAAGAAAAAGATGGGCGACCTCAATGGCGATCTGGATGATGATGAAATCGACACTGCTAGTCTCCAAGGAGCCGCATCTAATGCTTCTGAATTGAGAGCTGAAGCAGAAAAGTGCAGTTTAAATCTGTCAGATAGTGTGAGTCTGGATTCAAGAAATGATATTATTTCTAATAGTAGTGCTAAAGGTCATAGGTTGTCAAATGGAGATCAAAGGTTAAATAGTCTACCTGCTGTATaa